In the Anastrepha obliqua isolate idAnaObli1 chromosome 1, idAnaObli1_1.0, whole genome shotgun sequence genome, one interval contains:
- the LOC129252971 gene encoding probable serine/threonine-protein kinase nek3, with product MHASKLDTTTMLTPLTAGGTSTKLEQHSKPILSPTRSLDEGFESDPDRVSTDSEHQTSGTSCSSSSNNNNNNNNNSQNNSSQINSNGNNNNNNNNNNNNNKNSNSNRGVVVAKQGVGSTLAQLSSAATGGLTASTAAASAMTATTSTASSSSICTTAATKANMKTDLHKQRLLTMVAPPPQITRRQPAISVAPAAASVNTTNGSSIAADMRQASDTAMDKFHKELDLQQQRRGSAESAHNNNYLVASNGNGNSNNKHHLGTQYRASSNLAALTANVARASNALTTPTSSAGASPLPAQRLQYQKQRQPMVASAAGHQTVHNHRFTAGGSAVGGGVASGFRRARTRAMSPAVIKGLPNASHNSSNNVGGGVGGMQVHASRTLLLPRSANVRSHSVDAISRHRHGYDPANALILKHEGSGITSTGVQNAHSVGGPHGVPNNVATNTRMMNYKYPSGGVGAGSTAAGQALLVQPISSVTLSASTASASLPAATTVLNPANVGDAAAALVAAAGGSPVIASATNSLYTFYPAEGNLQVWQSECGDLTYKSSRNQHTHKAPVCWTQSIPRQTRR from the coding sequence ATGCACGCTAGTAAGCTGGACACAACAACGATGCTGACACCATTGACAGCTGGTGGAACCAGCACAAAACTGGAGCAGCACTCCAAACCCATACTGAGCCCAACACGATCCCTTGACGAAGGTTTCGAAAGTGATCCGGATCGGGTGTCCACTGATTCAGAGCATCAAACAAGTGGAACgagctgcagcagcagcagcaacaacaacaacaacaacaacaacaacagtcagAACAATAGTAGTCAGATTAATagcaacggcaacaacaacaacaacaacaacaacaataataataataacaaaaacagcaacagcaacagaggCGTTGTTGTAGCAAAGCAAGGTGTCGGCTCAACGCTTGCCCAGCTCTCGTCAGCGGCCACGGGAGGCCTAACAGCATCAACAGCGGCGGCATCAGCCatgacagcaacaacaagtaCGGCAAGCTCATCTAGCATCtgcacaacagcagcaacaaaagcgAACATGAAGACTGATTTGCATAAGCAACGCTTGCTGACAATGGTTGCACCGCCGCCTCAAATTACACGACGTCAGCCAGCGATAAGTGTGGCACCTGCTGCCGCCTCTGTCAACACCACCAACGGCTCCTCCATTGCTGCTGACATGAGACAAGCATCCGATACAGCAATGGACAAATTTCACAAAGAACTGGATTTGCAACAACAACGACGTGGCTCGGCTGAGTCAGCGCACAACAATAACTATCTGGTCGCGAGTAACGGCAATgggaacagcaacaacaaacaccaTTTGGGCACACAATACCGCGCAAGTTCCAACTTGGCCGCACTGACCGCCAATGTGGCACGCGCTAGCAATGCCCTAACAACGCCAACGAGCAGCGCCGGTGCTTCACCATTACCAGCGCAACGTCTGCAGTATCAAAAACAGCGTCAACCCATGGTGGCCTCCGCCGCCGGCCATCAGACAGTGCACAATCATCGTTTTACTGCCGGCGGTAGCGCAGTCGGCGGTGGTGTGGCCAGTGGATTTCGACGCGCACGCACGCGCGCCATGTCGCCTGCGGTGATCAAAGGGCTACCGAACGCTAgccacaacagcagcaacaacgtcGGAGGGGGCGTTGGCGGCATGCAAGTGCACGCTTCACGCACGCTGCTTCTACCACGCAGCGCTAATGTGCGCTCACATTCAGTTGATGCCATTTCACGTCATCGCCATGGCTATGACCCTGCCAATGCGCTTATCCTTAAGCACGAGGGCAGCGGCATTACGAGCACCGGCGTGCAAAACGCGCATAGCGTGGGTGGCCCGCATGGCGTGCCCAACAATGTTGCCACCAACACACGCATGATGAACTACAAATATCCCAGCGGGGGAGTGGGAGCTGGCTCAACGGCTGCCGGGCAAGCCTTGTTGGTGCAACCCATTTCGAGTGTGACATTGTCGGCGAGCACAGCATCAGCTTCACTGCCAGCTGCCACAACAGTGCTCAATCCAGCGAATGTCGGCGATGCCGCTGCTGCGTTGGTCGCAGCAGCTGGTGGATCGCCGGTCATCGCCTCGGCTACCAATAGCCTGTACACCTTCTACCCAGCCGAAGGCAATCTGCAAGTGTGGCAGTCCGAGTGCGGCGACCTCACATACAAGTCGTCGCGAAATCAACATACGCACAAAGCGCCGGTCTGCTGGACACAGTCGATACCAAGGCAAACGAGACGGTAA